Below is a genomic region from Triticum dicoccoides isolate Atlit2015 ecotype Zavitan chromosome 5A, WEW_v2.0, whole genome shotgun sequence.
GCCCCACTTGTGAGTCGAGGGTGGCTTGCAACGTGGACAAAAAATATCGGGGTTCAGTTGCTAGCCAAGGGTGGCTTGCAACAAGGACAAAAATATCGGGgctcagttgcgagtcgagggtgagaTTGTAACCGAGACGAGATCGGGTTGTAGTTACAGTTGAGGGTGGAATTGTAATTGGGACGAGAAAAAAAGCAACCCTTTGTTTATGTGGTGGACAGCTAAGTGACATCGATGGTAAAAAAGATCATGCATttacaaataaataaaaaagataaaatggaaaaaagaaaataaaaaaagaaatgagAGTGGATGAGTGAATGAATGCGAGTGAACCGAGGAACCGTACCCTCCCCACGCTCACTTCAGTGGGGCTGGAATGCGTGGGACTTGTGGACAAACAATGACATGCCAGCTTAAGAATGTGAAGAAAAAAAAATACCAACTACGGcctgccccctaccctcgtggaccTGGACACGGCCACCGCGCGCGACACCGCGAGTGAACGCACATAATTAGCTTGCACGAATATTAAAGATAAACAAGATCAATGGCTCTGATTTAGATGTGAGGTAATTATTTTACATCTGATGTGAAATAGCAATTCAGTTTTTTTTAACCTTTAATCGTTGTATGGATAGGCATTTTGTGTGTTCCCATCCAAGGCTTATGATTTTTGCAAAACTGCCACGTTACACTTTTTTCTTTCAACGACAGCAGGAGAACTGCTGTGATTCCATTTCAGTAGAGAGAGTAGCCGAGAGAAGAACTGAGCAAAGGAAGACAGAAACCTGGGGCAACCGGGCAAGCAACATCGCCCAAGAAGGGCTACAGCGGCAACAGGCAGCTCCTTTTGGTCAAAAATTCTCCTGTTACGCTCCCGCCAAATCTGCCAACAAACAAGCAAAAGCAAGGAGCGAGTGCCCTTGCGTTGCCTGCTCTCAAGGTTTGCGCACCGCACATGGAGGCCGCCCAGTCTGAATCTGAAAGCGTGTTCGTCGGCGCCCAGTTTTGAGGTTTCAGAGAAGGGATGCCAGCCTCCGGCGCTGTTCTCTCCAACATGTGGCTTTGACCATTGCTAGTAAGTGAAAAACAAAACAGATAAGCACAATGTAACATCGAATCGGATATGCTTAATTTATGTACTGTTGTTATAATCAAATGTGTTGGGTTACCAATCAAGCGATTAGTTCTGTTCATCTACCAAATGCATTACCCAACCAGTTAGCAagatgcaccatcttcttctgacaAAGCTTGTGTGCATTTTTTCAGACATTGCAGTACTTGTCCTCTCGCCCGACACCACGACACTGGCGACGCTAAATTCATCCCCTTTTGCAACACAAACTGTCATTCACTCGCTGATATAAGATCATATGATGTGTTCATAATCCCGTAaacctatgttaccgcttcgcggcTCATCTCACCTCCCAAACAGAAGGGAGGTGTCATAACTAAACTGATATGTTAGTTCAGCAAATGCACTGTGTGTGTCTTTCCTGTCGTGGCCTTGCGGGGCGGAAGGCTATTGACCAGCGAAGCCGATTGTAGACGAGGACGTCAGCCGCCTCAACATAACACAAGCTTCTCTTCCACTCGCTTTCCGTTGGGATGAACAGACTACAATGCTGCTCATCTATTTTCCATTGTTTTCTTGGATAACCTCAAAGTTGATTTACATCATATGCCTCTTATTTGTAATATATTTACATCATTTGTATAACATTTACGTTTAAAAAAAATATGTATAACCAGAGAATCAAAGGTAAAGAAACACCTATAGACTCAGTTATTTACCTTACCAAATAAGACTTTTTATCCCACAATGATCACATTGCCAAGACCAGAAGTTAACAGACTAAGGATCCTCCCATCAACCAAAATGACCCTCATCACAGCACCGAGCTCCTTCGGCTTTCTGCTGCTGTGATGCTTCTTTCACAACCCAATGCAGGTCAGGGTTAGGTCTTCACATCTCCATCAAAACTCTCAATACTCAAGCTAACATTTGATCTGTTTGTGTCTCCCTCCCACACAGAAGTCTCTATGGCATTGCTGCCAGCACATAATTTTCATGTTTTGCAGATATACCATGGAAGAAAATTTACAGATAACCTCAAACTTGTCAACAGCCTAAATGCCGAACAGGGAAGGAACAAGAACATGGACCGGAGGCTCAGACCGGCGATATTAGAAACAGAGAAAATGTCAGATACAAATGCTCTTCACTGCGGTTACCTTTAAGAGCTGCTAGTGAAGCCAGTTCTTCCTAGAGCTGCTAGCTATTCCTTTAAGAGCTCAATGTTGTAATCCTAATCATGGCCCTGTTTGCCCACTCTTACAATCTAGTACAAGATCATTCTATCATGCTTCAAGGAATCAAAATATGTAACTTACAATGCTATGCAATGAAGTTTAACCAAATATGCGGTTTTAATCTTGTTACGTTCTAATAGATGAGGCCATCATAACACTGCACGATAACGTAAATCATATGGGTGTCAAATGCGCAACAAAGGTTGCACACAAATGGAGGAAATTTTGCCAGAAAATTAAGACCAACTGTTACACGATTGCAAGGGAGCGCTCCAGATGAAATCAACAATATGATGAATACAAATCTGGGTTCATCGACGAGAATATTCATATCATCCATATCACTTGAAAATCAACCTAAATATTCTTAGATCCATCTAGCATTGAGCTTACCATCACAATGGCAAGTGAGTACAAGAAATTTATCAAATATTGACAAGCAGTTTATATGATTTGGCAATTCTACCTATGTAGCTGCTCATGCTTTACGAAACTTTCTTCTCTTCTCCAATGCGTCCACTATGAGAGATGGGCAACTTGCCTTGACATCCTTGAAGCCTTGGGTTGCCACCACAGCATCCATGTAATCTGACATTTCCATAAATTCAAGGCAAGCATCCTTAAGCTTGTGGCAGTTATGTTGGTCAGCTAAAGCCAATGTGGTTGCCACGGTGACCGCGTTCAGATCCTCACAAAGGATGCTTTGGCAAACCAGCTTGAACCTCTCCATGGCATATCTATCTGCAGCCACTAGCAGAAGCCGGACCATGTCAGTATCCTTACCTCCCTCAAGATCCATGTCTCCCGGCAAAGAGTCAGTATAGATGAAATGAAGCAGGGCCTTGAAAACGGCAGGTTGCATGTCCTTGATGGTTATGGACTGCCCCGGCGGCCTCGCCTCCCTCGTCAACCCGTAGAGCTCTGCTTTCAGAACAGGTGACCGCATAGCAAGAACGAACCTATGCGCTTCAATGGTTTCTTCCCCAACAATGAAACTAACATCAAATCCCTCCTTTTCTTCCAGCAGCCTGCCAACATGCGCAGTCATGTCAGATGGTGGCATGTCAATCTTGGGGAATGGTTTGGTATCGGCAACATGTGGCTTTTTTATAACAGTGATGATGCATTCTATCGTCAGGTGATCATCCCTAAGGTATGCGGATCCCTCGATATGGCTTCGTCTTTTGAACTCACAGAACTCTGGAGCAAACCCAGTGGAATTGTCGAAATTGAAAATCCTAGGCCCTGTTTTTTGCGCTGAATACGATAACCCGGTAAATTGGTCAACAAGCCTCAGGTCGCAAGATGCCCGGACTTTAGTGTTGTTACTCATAAGCTCGAGATAAACTGAGATGTAATCTAGATATGCTATGCTGTATCCGTCAGGGTAGAGGCGGATGGCCCAGTCGTGGCCGACAACAGTGAAAATCCTGGATCTTATGAAGCTATCGGGGTCTTTGCCCATGCCCCTGTGCTTGCTGTAGCCCAAGATATGAAACACATGCATGCCTTGAGCCTCATCCGGGGAACACGTAGACGCCGTCTTACATGCCCCCATCTGGTGACCGGCCGGGAGGGAGAAAGAATCCACGTGACGGCGCCGCCGCGTGCTAATACGATGGTGGGGAAGAAAAGCAGATTAATCTCCAGAGGAAagcaaagggaaagagaggagcAGGATACGGGGGAGTGGATCGAACCTTGAGGCCACCGATGGTAaccggagatggcggcggcggccgcccGACTTTCTTTTTCGATTTTGCGTGTTCGTGTGCGTTGTGGCCTGTGGGGAGGAAGAAGGCGAGGAGACCTCGGAGTTGCTGGGCCTGAGCCCTGAGTTTTCTGGGCTGTTTTGTATACTTTTCCCCGCAACCCAACGGAAGTGCACATCCTTAATTTTTTTATTGACTAGAAAAATAACCTTTTATTGCTCAAATAACAGTAAATATAATTGTTCACGAGCTTATTATGCCGAATAAACATAGGTGGTTCGTGTAAGCACGATTGGATTGGATGATCAGCGGCATATAGCTAGCTAAATAATGAGGTAAATACACCAGAGGTCTTAGAACTTGCACGCGGCGGTCACTTTGGTGCACAAAGTTGCAAAATACGTGTTTGTGGTCACTAAACTTGCGAGACTGTTCAAATACAGTCACTCTCTCTGTACGCGAGCGTATCCGTCGATGCCAGCATGGCATGGGCCCACTGTCAATGACACATGGACGCATTTTTGCACAaaaccccttcttcttcttcttctatgtaAAATAAAAATTCAACAATCGATGGGACGAAAAGTTTAACTGCCAGATCTCGAACCCTGACCTAATGCTAGTACAATACAGGTCACACAAACTGCGCCACACATTTGTAGACAGCTATTAAGAGTAACTAAGATTAATGTACAAAAACGGAAACACTCATGGAACAGAAATGGGCTGTGGTCCGGCGACCCATTTTGCACTTGTTTATTTTTCAGAAATTTGTAGATAGTATGCAAATTATAATGCCATTAATAAGATAATTTCAAATAATTTTCATGTATTATTCTAAAAAAATACTTATGAATTATAAAAATGTTTGCATAAGAATAACACAAATACTTTTTAAATATTCATAATAACACCTATTATTTGAGAAATTCGTGGATCAGAAAATTTTGTTCATGTATTATTTTCAAATAATATTGTT
It encodes:
- the LOC119298218 gene encoding BTB/POZ and MATH domain-containing protein 1-like is translated as MGACKTASTCSPDEAQGMHVFHILGYSKHRGMGKDPDSFIRSRIFTVVGHDWAIRLYPDGYSIAYLDYISVYLELMSNNTKVRASCDLRLVDQFTGLSYSAQKTGPRIFNFDNSTGFAPEFCEFKRRSHIEGSAYLRDDHLTIECIITVIKKPHVADTKPFPKIDMPPSDMTAHVGRLLEEKEGFDVSFIVGEETIEAHRFVLAMRSPVLKAELYGLTREARPPGQSITIKDMQPAVFKALLHFIYTDSLPGDMDLEGGKDTDMVRLLLVAADRYAMERFKLVCQSILCEDLNAVTVATTLALADQHNCHKLKDACLEFMEMSDYMDAVVATQGFKDVKASCPSLIVDALEKRRKFRKA